In a single window of the Rhodamnia argentea isolate NSW1041297 chromosome 2, ASM2092103v1, whole genome shotgun sequence genome:
- the LOC115752762 gene encoding probable pre-mRNA-splicing factor ATP-dependent RNA helicase DEAH5 yields MPAAPAADGDGGLKKLEYLSLVSKVCSELETHLGFGDKVLAEFITELGRNCETVDEFDAKLKENGAEMPDYFVRTLLTIIHAILPPSDGADKQQGKKGGDGDGGSKGPFKALGIADSKERVKGLERELELEVQQRRRESGEYEKEERDRDRDRDRDRDRERRERHRDRYDRRSDGGHRDKERDRDRDRHRDRDRDKDHEEDDRRGRHRDRYERSRRDGYEDHEDDRKDTGDRRNGRYDSNELELYKVYRGKVSRVMDTGCFVQLSDIRGKEGLVHVSQMATRRVANAKEVVKRDQEVYVKVISISGQKLSLSMRDVDQDTGKDLLPLKKSDGDDAYRTNPTSGSRDGPVARTGLSGIRIVDEDDVAPSRRPLKRMSSPERWEAKQLVASGVLKVNDHPMYDDEGDGMLYQEEGAEEELEIELNEDEPAFLQGQTRYSVDMSPVKIFKNPEGSLSRAAALQSALIKERREVREQQQRTMLDSIPKDLNRPWEDPMPETGERHLAQELRGVGLSAYDMPEWKKDAFGKALTFGQRSKLSIQEQRQSLPIYKLKKELVQAVHENQVLVVIGETGSGKTTQVTQYLAEAGYTTRGKIGCTQPRRVAAMSVAKRVAEEFGCRLGEEVGYAIRFEDCTGPDTVIKYMTDGMLLREILIDENLSQYSVIMLDEAHERTIHTDVLFGLLKQLVKRRPDLRLIVTSATLDAEKFSGYFFNCNIFTIPGRTFPVEILYTKQPESDYLDAALITVLQIHLTEPEGDILLFLTGQEEIDFACQSLYERMKGLGKNVPELIILPVYSALPSEMQSRIFDPAPPGKRKVVVATNIAEASLTIDGIYYVVDPGFAKQNVYNPKQGLDSLVITPISQASAKQRAGRAGRTGPGKCYRLYTESAYRNEMSPTTVPEIQRINLGLTTLTLKAMGINDLLSFDFMDPPSPQALISAMEQLYSLGALDDEGLLTKLGRKMAEFPLEPPLSKMLLASVDLGCSDEILTIIAMIQTGNIFYRPREKQAQADQKRAKFFQPEGDHLTLLAVYEAWKAKNFSGPWCFENFVQSRSLRRAQDVRKQLLTIMDKYKLDVFGAGKNFTKIRKAITAGFFFHAARKDPQEGYRTLVENQPVYIHPSSALFQRQPDWVIYHELVMTTKEYMREVTVIDPKWLVELAPRFFKVSDPTKMSKRKRQERIEPLYDRYHEPNSWRLSKRRA; encoded by the exons TCGTACGTACTCTTCTTACTATCATTCACGCGATTTTGCCCCCAAGTGATGGGGCTGATAAGCAGCAGGGGAAGAAAGGCGGCGATGGTGATGGTGGTTCCAAGGGTCCGTTCAAGGCTTTGGGGATTGCTGACAGTAAAGAGAGGGTGAAGGGCCTGGAGAGGGAGCTGGAGTTGGAGGTGCAACagcggaggagagagagtggagagtatgagaaggaagagagagatagggatAGGGACAGGGACAGGGACAGGgatagagagaggagagagagacaccGGGATAGATATGATAGGAGAAGTGACGGAGGGCATAGGGATAAAgaaagagacagagacagagatagacatagagatagagatagagacaAGGATCATGAGGAGGATGATAGAAGGGGAAGGCATAGAGATCGGTACGAGAGAAGTCGAAGGGACGGCTATGAAGATCATGAGGATGACAGAAAAGACACTGGGGATAGAAGGAATGGTAGGTATGATTCCAATGAACTGGAGCTATATAAGGTTTATAGAGGGAAAGTTTCTAGAGTGATGGACACGGGGTGCTTTGTTCAGTTGAGCGACATTAGGGGTAAGGAGGGCCTGGTGCATGTTTCACAGATGGCGACCAGGAGGGTTGCTAATGCTAAGGAAGTAGTGAAGCGGGATCAGGAGGTTTATGTGAAGGTGATTTCCATCTCCGGTCAGAAATTGAGTCTTTCCATGAGGGACGTGGATCAGGACACTGGAAAAGATTTGCTTCCACTGAAGAAGAGCGACGGTGATGATGCTTATCGTACTAATCCAACTTCAGGGTCAAGGGATGGGCCTGTTGCCAGAACAGGTCTCTCTGGGATTAGAATTGTGGATGAAGATGATGTGGCTCCATCGAGGCGACCCTTGAAGAGGATGAGCTCACCGGAGAGGTGGGAGGCGAAGCAATTGGTGGCTTCAGGTGTGTTGAAGGTAAATGATCACCCAATGTATGATGATGAAGGGGATGGAATGCTGTATCAGGAGGAGGGTGCTGAGGAAGAGCTTGAAATTGAGCTAAATGAGGATGAACCTGCGTTTTTGCAAGGACAGACCAGATATTCTGTGGATATGTCACCGGTGAAGATTTTCAAGAATCCTGAAGGGTCCTTGAGTCGTGCTGCTGCACTGCAGTCTGCTCTTATAAAGGAGAGGAGAGAAGTACGGGAGCAGCAACAGAGAACGATGCTTGATTCTATTCCAAAGGATCTTAATCGTCCTTGGGAAGATCCCATGCCGGAGACAGGCGAGAGGCATCTCGCTCAGGAGCTCAGAGGTGTCGGCTTGTCAGCTTACGATATGCCAGAGTGGAAGAAGGATGCCTTTGGCAAAGCATTGACTTTCGGGCAGAGGTCGAAGCTCTCCATCCAGGAACAGAGGCAGAGTTTACCCATTTACAAGTTGAAAAAAGAACTTGTCCAGGCCGTACATGAAAATCAAGTTCTTGTTGTTATTGGTGAAACTGGTTCTGGAAAAACTACTCAGGTTACTCAGTATCTGGCTGAAGCAGGTTACACCACAAGGGGTAAAATTGGATGCACTCAGCCTCGTAGGGTGGCTGCAATGTCTGTTGCCAAGAGGGTGGCCGAAGAATTTGGTTGTCGTTTAGGTGAGGAGGTTGGATATGCAATTCGATTCGAGGATTGCACAGGACCAGACACTGTTATTAAATATATGACTGATGGTATGCTTCTTAGGGAGATTCTCATTGACGAGAACCTGTCCCAGTACTCAGTAATCATGCTTGACGAAGCACATGAGAGGACTATACACACTGATGTCCTTTTTGGACTGCTTAAGCAGCTCGTGAAAAGGAGACCTGATCTTCGGCTGATAGTGACATCTGCCACATTGGATGCGGAGAAGTTTTCTGGTTATTTCTTCAACTGCAATATCTTCACCATCCCCGGGAGAACATTTCCAGTGGAGATTCTTTACACCAAACAACCTGAAAGTGATTATTTGGATGCAGCTCTTATTACTGTATTGCAGATTCATTTGACAGAACCCGAAGGCGACATCCTACTTTTCCTGACTGGTCAGGAGGAGATTGATTTTGCTTGCCAATCTCTTTATGAGAGGATGAAAGGATTAGGCAAGAATGTTCCTGAGCTGATTATTTTACCTGTATATAGTGCCTTGCCCAGTGAAATGCAGTCAAGGATATTTGACCCAGCACCTCCGGGGAAGAGAAAAGTGGTTGTTGCGACTAACATAGCTGAAGCATCTCTCACAATCGACGGCATATATTATGTTGTCGATCCAGGGTTCGCAAAACAGAATGTCTACAATCCGAAGCAAGGTTTGGATTCACTTGTCATCACTCCTATTTCACAAGCATCCGCGAAGCAACGAGCTGGACGTGCTGGGCGTACGGGGCCTGGTAAATGTTATCGCCTCTATACAGAGAGTGCGTACCGCAATGAAATGTCCCCTACCACCGTCCCTGAAATCCAAAGGATTAATCTTGGTCTCACTACTCTTACATTGAAGGCAATGGGTATAAATGATTTGTTATCCTTTGATTTCATGGATCCACCATCGCCCCAGGCTCTGATTTCTGCCATGGAACAGCTCTATAGTCTAGGAGCATTGGATGATGAAGGGCTTCTCACAAAACTGGGAAGGAAAATGGCAGAATTTCCTCTGGAACCGCCCTTGTCGAAGATGCTTCTTGCTAGTGTAGACTTGGGATGCAGTGATGAGATTTTGACCATCATTGCTATGATTCAGACGGGAAACATTTTCTACAGGCCTAGAGAGAAACAAGCCCAAGCAGATCAGAAGAGGGCCAAGTTCTTCCAGCCGGAAGGAGACCATTTGACTCTTCTTGCGGTTTATGAGGCTTGGAAAGCAAAGAATTTTTCTGGGCCATGGTGCTTTGAGAACTTTGTTCAGTCTCGATCCCTGAGGAGGGCTCAGGATGTCAGGAAGCAGCTCCTCACCATCATGGACAA GTATAAATTGGATGTTTTCGGTGCTGGAAAGAACTTCACAAAGATAAGGAAAGCAATCACAGCAGGGTTTTTCTTCCATGCGGCGCGAAAAGACCCCCAAGAAGGTTACAGAACCTTGGTTGAGAATCAACCAGTCTATATACATCCAAGTAGTGCTCTCTTCCAGAGACAGCCTGACTGGGTTATTTACCATGAGCTTGTCATGACCACAAAAGAGTATATGCGTGAGGTAACTGTTATTGATCCTAAGTGGCTTGTGGAATTGGCGCCAAGATTTTTCAAAGTTTCAGATCCCACCAAGATGAGCAAGCGGAAGCGTCAAGAACGTATCGAACCTCTTTATGACAGATACCATGAACCCAATTCCTGGCGTCTCAGCAAAAGGCGTGCTTGA
- the LOC115752676 gene encoding shikimate O-hydroxycinnamoyltransferase-like, with protein MRNHLSLSLSLSPSSSWVSSALRHGHRFASIEARGWFLFRFNAHISIRGAQIKSAFSRMIISIKESTMVCPAEDTPRRALWNANVDLVVPSMHTPSVYFYRPTGSADFFDAGVLKEALSRALVPFYPMAGRLKRDEDGRIEIDCNAKGVLFVEAETSSLVDDFGNFAPTLELRKLIPAVDYSGGISSYPILVLQVTYFKCGGVSLGVGMQHHVADGLSGLHFVNTWSDLARGLDIKLPPIIDRTVLRARSPPRPQFPHTEYQSPPALQVSPETTHSAPYSTTVSIFKVTREQLDTLKTQAELENGNTASYSSYEMLAGHVWRCVCRARGLADDQDSKLYIATDGRMRLSPPLPQGYFGNVIFTATPIAVAGDLQSKPVSYAAWKVRESLVRMDDDYLRSALDYLELQPDLSALVRGAHTFRCPNLGITSWVRLPIHDADFGWGRPIFMGPGGIAYEGLSFILPSPTSDGSFSVAISLQTEHMKQFEKFLHDFPGELPRKRCKLDD; from the exons ATGAGAAAccacctctccctctctctctctctctctccatcctccTCTTGGGTTTCTTCTGCTCTGCGACACGGACATCGTTTTGCCTCCATTGAAGCGCGCGGGTGGTTCTTG TTTCGGTTCAATGCACACATTAGCATAAGGGGCGCTCAAATAAAATCGGCATTTTCGAGAATGATAATTAGCATCAAAGAGTCGACTATGGTGTGTCCGGCTGAGGACACGCCGAGACGTGCCCTGTGGAATGCCAATGTGGACTTGGTGGTCCCGAGCATGCACACGCCAAGCGTGTACTTCTACCGGCCAACCGGATCTGCTGACTTCTTCGATGCCGGAGTGCTGAAAGAGGCGCTGAGCAGAGCGTTGGTGCCGTTTTACCCAATGGCCGGGCGATTGAAGAGGGATGAAGATGGCCGGATCGAGATCGATTGCAATGCCAAGGGCGTGCTGTTTGTTGAGGCTGAGACGAGCTCGTTGGTCGATGATTTCGGGAATTTCGCACCCACTTTGGAGCTCCGGAAGCTTATTCCCGCTGTGGATTACTCTGGTGGGATATCCTCGTACCCTATTTTGGTGCTACAG GTTACATACTTCAAGTGTGGTGGAGTTTCGCTTGGTGTTGGCATGCAGCACCATGTGGCCGATGGACTTTCTGGTCTACACTTTGTGAACACATGGTCCGATCTGGCTCGTGGACTTGACATTAAGCTACCTCCAATTATCGACCGGACCGTTCTGCGCGCCCGCAGCCCACCACGGCCTCAATTCCCTCATACCGAATACCAGTCTCCACCTGCATTGCAAGTTTCTCCTGAAACTACTCATTCAGCTCCATATAGCACTActgtttctattttcaaagtTACTCGGGAACAGTTAGATACCCTGAAGACACAGGCAGAATTAGAAAATGGAAACACCGCTAGTTATAGTTCCTATGAGATGTTGGCAGGTCATGTTTGGAGATGTGTGTGCAGAGCACGCGGACTTGCAGATGATCAAGACAGTAAATTGTACATTGCGACAGATGGACGGATGAGATTGTCTCCACCACTTCCGCAGGGTTATTTTGGCAATGTGATCTTTACAGCCACGCCAATCGCTGTTGCAGGCGATCTCCAATCAAAACCAGTATCTTATGCTGCATGGAAGGTCCGTGAGTCGCTGGTGAGAATGGACGACGATTACCTAAGATCTGCCCTTGATTACTTGGAGCTCCAGCCTGATCTCTCGGCACTGGTTCGCGGGGCGCATACTTTTAGGTGTCCAAATCTGGGCATTACTAGTTGGGTCAGGTTGCCTATCCATGACGCAGACTTCGGTTGGGGGCGCCCTATCTTCATGGGGCCTGGCGGGATTGCATACGAGGGATTGTCGTTCATATTGCCTAGCCCAACCAGTGACGGGAGCTTTTCTGTTGCTATCTCATTGCAAACGGAGCACATGAAACAGTTTGAGAAATTCTTGCACGACTTCCCTGGTGAACTCCCACGAAAAAGGTGCAAGCTTGACGACTGA
- the LOC115752680 gene encoding chaperone protein dnaJ 8, chloroplastic-like isoform X3, translating to MACAAGLMGKAGSTWVQLKNNDGTVMKKREACRYGVRVSCSYSSSVVDPYKTLRVHRGASKAEVKKAFRRLALQYHPDVCRGSNCIVQFHEINEAYDLVMSNLRGESNGLQMYESEEQGIDEPMRGMDDPDWDLWEEWMGWEGAGIRDYSSHINPYI from the exons ATGGCTTGTGCTGCCGGTTTGATGGGCAAGGCCGGGTCAACTTGGGTTCAACTCAAGAACAATGACGGGacggtgatgaagaagagggaggCATGTAGATATGGAGTTAGAGTCTCTTGCTCCTATTCTTCTTCCGTTGTGGATCCATACAAGACTCTCAGAGTCCATCGCGGTGCTTCTAAAGCTGAGGTCAAGAAGGCCTTCAGACGGCTCGCTTTGCAG taTCATCCTGACGTATGCAGAGGAAGCAATTGCATTGTGCAGTTTCATGAAATCAACGAAGCATATGAT CTTGTGATGAGCAATTTGAGAGGAGAATCCAATGGTCTGCAGATGTATGAGTCGGAAGAACAAGGGATCGACGAGCCGATGAGAGGGATGGATGATCCAGATTGGGATTTGTGGGAAGAATGGATGGGATGGGAAGGAGCGGGAATTCGCGACTACTCATCACATATCAACCCTTACATTTGA
- the LOC115752680 gene encoding chaperone protein dnaJ 8, chloroplastic-like isoform X2: protein MACAAGLMGKAGSTWVQLKNNDGTVMKKREACRYGVRVSCSYSSSVVDPYKTLRVHRGASKAEVKKAFRRLALQYHPDVCRGSNCKVQFHEINEAYDLVMSNFRGESNNLQMYEWEDQGIDEPLRGMDHPDWDLWEEWMGWEGAGIRDYSSHINPNI from the exons ATGGCTTGTGCTGCCGGTTTGATGGGCAAGGCCGGGTCAACTTGGGTTCAACTCAAGAACAATGACGGGacggtgatgaagaagagggaggCATGTAGATATGGAGTTAGAGTCTCTTGCTCCTATTCTTCTTCCGTTGTGGATCCATACAAGACTCTCAGAGTCCATCGCGGTGCTTCTAAAGCTGAGGTCAAGAAGGCCTTCAGACGGCTCGCTTTGCAG tatCATCCAGATGTATGCAGAGGAAGCAATTGCAAGGTGCAGTTTCACGAGATTAACGAAGCATATGAC CTAGTGATGAGCAATTTCAGAGGAGAATCGAATAATCTGCAGATGTACGAGTGGGAAGACCAAGGGATCGACGAGCCGCTGAGAGGGATGGACCATCCAGATTGGGACTTGTGGGAAGAATGGATGGGATGGGAAGGAGCGGGAATTCGTGACTACTCATCACATATCAACCCTAACATTTGA
- the LOC115752680 gene encoding chaperone protein dnaJ 8, chloroplastic-like isoform X1, with protein MACAAGLMGKTGSSWIQLKNNEGMMMKKREARKNGVTVSCSYSSSVMDPYKTLRVHRAASESEVKKAFRRLALQYHPDVCRGSNCIVQFHEINEAYDLVMSNLRGESNGLQMYESEEQGIDEPMRGMDDPDWDLWEEWMGWEGAGIRDYSSHINPYI; from the exons ATGGCGTGTGCTGCTGGTTTGATGGGCAAGACCGGGTCATCTTGGATTCAACTCAAGAACAATGaagggatgatgatgaagaagagggaggCACGTAAAAATGGGGTTACAGTCTCTTGCTCCTATTCTTCTTCCGTTATGGACCCATACAAGACTCTCAGAGTTCATCGTGCTGCTTCTGAATCTGAGGTCAAGAAGGCCTTTAGGCGGCTCGCTTTGCAG taTCATCCTGACGTATGCAGAGGAAGCAATTGCATTGTGCAGTTTCATGAAATCAACGAAGCATATGAT CTTGTGATGAGCAATTTGAGAGGAGAATCCAATGGTCTGCAGATGTATGAGTCGGAAGAACAAGGGATCGACGAGCCGATGAGAGGGATGGATGATCCAGATTGGGATTTGTGGGAAGAATGGATGGGATGGGAAGGAGCGGGAATTCGCGACTACTCATCACATATCAACCCTTACATTTGA